Proteins co-encoded in one Candidatus Thiodictyon syntrophicum genomic window:
- a CDS encoding ABC transporter ATP-binding protein yields the protein MLEIANLSRQFNGRRVLQDLSLRLRPGEYVAVVGESGVGKSTLLNLIAGLDRPDGGRLALDGADYADLDEDSLTRLRRDKLGFVFQAFHVLPHLTVLQNVALPLWLQGHSGAAAAGPAQQLLEAVGLGGRAGSWPRELSGGELQRVAIARALVHGPRLVLADEPTGNLDPANAAMVLALLAARIRGAGAIGILVTHSPAGAQTADRVLHLTAAGLAG from the coding sequence ATGCTCGAAATCGCCAACCTCTCCCGCCAGTTCAACGGCCGCCGCGTGCTGCAGGACCTCTCGCTGCGCCTGCGCCCTGGCGAGTATGTGGCCGTCGTCGGCGAGTCCGGGGTCGGCAAGTCGACGCTGCTCAATCTGATCGCCGGGCTGGACCGGCCCGACGGCGGGCGGCTGGCGCTCGACGGGGCCGACTACGCCGACCTCGATGAGGATTCGCTGACGCGGCTGCGGCGCGACAAGCTGGGCTTTGTCTTCCAGGCCTTCCATGTGCTGCCCCACCTCACGGTGCTGCAGAACGTGGCCCTGCCGCTGTGGCTCCAAGGGCACAGCGGCGCGGCGGCGGCGGGACCGGCGCAGCAGCTGCTGGAGGCCGTGGGGCTGGGTGGACGCGCGGGGAGTTGGCCGCGGGAGCTGTCCGGCGGTGAACTGCAACGGGTGGCGATTGCGCGGGCGCTGGTCCATGGCCCGCGCCTGGTGCTGGCGGACGAGCCGACCGGCAACCTGGACCCGGCCAACGCGGCGATGGTGCTCGCCCTGCTCGCCGCGCGCATCCGCGGGGCGGGCGCGATCGGCATCCTGGTGACCCATTCGCCGGCGGGGGCGCAGACCGCCGACCGGGTGCTGCACCTGACGGCCGCGGGGCTCGCCGGGTGA
- a CDS encoding IS1 family transposase, translating to MNGQWTCPHCNSQNCRHHKTYQTGHNGTRLLWRCQSCNRLFSETKATLIEGLRKPTSFIIQVLKTRTEGIGLNAACRAFAIAKNTLLLWERRLADCKDVLVIYALTHTFIEQLIEGDELYTKVNRNVPPEDCEGWTIVLMERASRFIWALQCGKKDRSLFSYAIQILRDVILRTGDVTLVTDGERRYGNLLFEICHEVLRTGKRGRPPKVLRRGVKVRLKNKGKGTDRTGHSRPKYETPHPEHPETDQDVTPADIHANHLEASNASFRRKNSAYRRRTNTYAKSISGLQRTLDMLWIVHNFIRSHFTTKQVPAVALGILQQGLSWDEVLRVRQPRL from the coding sequence TTGAACGGACAATGGACATGCCCTCATTGCAATTCACAGAATTGTCGGCATCACAAGACGTATCAAACCGGTCATAACGGTACGCGTTTGCTGTGGCGATGTCAAAGTTGCAATAGGCTCTTTTCCGAGACCAAAGCCACCCTTATCGAGGGGCTCAGGAAACCGACCAGCTTCATCATTCAAGTGCTCAAAACGCGCACTGAGGGGATCGGCTTGAACGCCGCCTGCCGGGCCTTCGCGATTGCGAAGAATACGTTGCTCCTATGGGAGCGTCGCCTGGCCGATTGCAAGGATGTGCTGGTCATATATGCCCTGACGCACACCTTTATTGAGCAACTGATCGAAGGTGATGAGCTTTATACGAAAGTGAATAGGAATGTCCCCCCGGAGGATTGTGAAGGCTGGACGATCGTACTGATGGAAAGGGCAAGTCGATTTATCTGGGCGCTTCAGTGCGGGAAAAAGGATCGCAGCCTATTTTCATATGCCATACAAATACTTAGAGATGTCATCCTGCGTACTGGCGATGTCACTCTAGTCACCGACGGGGAACGTCGGTATGGCAATCTCCTGTTTGAAATTTGCCACGAAGTATTGCGAACCGGAAAACGCGGCCGCCCACCGAAAGTGCTTCGTCGCGGTGTGAAGGTGCGCCTTAAGAATAAAGGGAAAGGAACTGATAGAACGGGGCACTCGCGTCCCAAATACGAAACCCCTCATCCGGAGCATCCAGAAACCGATCAAGATGTGACGCCAGCCGATATTCATGCTAATCATTTGGAAGCATCGAACGCTTCATTTCGGCGAAAGAATTCTGCTTATCGCCGCCGAACGAATACGTACGCGAAGAGCATTTCTGGTTTGCAAAGAACATTGGATATGTTGTGGATTGTCCATAACTTTATTCGCAGCCACTTCACGACAAAACAGGTTCCTGCGGTGGCTCTGGGGATTCTCCAGCAGGGACTCTCGTGGGATGAGGTCCTTAGAGTTCGACAGCCCAGGTTATAA
- a CDS encoding SUMF1/EgtB/PvdO family nonheme iron enzyme: MGGLDIFISYARKDLSRVEPIARALESLGYGVWWDADLRAGRRFDEEIERALAAARCVLVVWTATSVQRQWVRAEAAEALDANKLVPVFLEPVKPPLYFRHVHGVDLGGWDGRPEHGGFQRLRRDIAELAGPGTDAGDAGPEMVWAAALPPPKVGEPGSVFHDQLKDGGQGPQMVWLPPGGFLMGSPDTDKVADADERPQHEVRIARPFAIGRFPVTFADYDRFCVVAGREKPGDRGWGRDRYPVINVSWKDAVAYCLWLSGQTGRTYRLPSEAELEYACRAGTQTRWSCGDDEKALADHAWFDGNSGGKTHPVGEKAANPWGLHDMHGNVWEWVQDHWHDNYQGAPDDGRAWDDISGGWRVLRGGGWIDEVQSRRSACRTLVDPGLHFPDAGFRLALGLEPASQPG, from the coding sequence ATGGGCGGCTTGGATATCTTCATCAGCTATGCACGCAAGGACTTGAGCCGGGTCGAGCCCATCGCCCGGGCGCTCGAGTCGCTGGGCTATGGCGTCTGGTGGGATGCGGACCTGCGTGCCGGGCGGCGCTTCGACGAGGAGATCGAACGGGCACTGGCCGCGGCGCGGTGTGTGCTGGTGGTCTGGACCGCGACCTCGGTGCAGCGCCAATGGGTGCGCGCCGAGGCGGCCGAGGCCCTGGACGCCAACAAGCTGGTGCCGGTCTTCCTCGAGCCGGTCAAGCCGCCGCTCTATTTTCGCCATGTCCACGGGGTGGACCTCGGCGGCTGGGACGGCCGACCGGAGCACGGCGGATTCCAGCGGCTCAGGCGTGATATCGCGGAATTGGCTGGGCCGGGCACCGATGCTGGCGACGCAGGTCCGGAAATGGTGTGGGCGGCGGCCTTACCACCACCCAAGGTGGGAGAGCCCGGCAGTGTCTTCCACGACCAGCTCAAGGACGGCGGTCAGGGTCCGCAGATGGTCTGGCTGCCGCCCGGGGGCTTCCTGATGGGCTCACCCGACACGGACAAGGTGGCCGACGCCGACGAGCGCCCCCAGCACGAGGTACGCATCGCCCGGCCCTTCGCGATCGGCCGCTTCCCCGTCACCTTCGCGGACTATGACCGGTTCTGTGTGGTCGCCGGGCGGGAAAAGCCCGGGGATCGGGGCTGGGGCCGTGACCGCTATCCCGTGATCAATGTCTCGTGGAAGGACGCCGTCGCCTATTGCCTCTGGCTCAGCGGACAGACCGGCCGGACCTATCGGCTGCCGAGCGAGGCGGAGTTGGAATATGCCTGCCGGGCGGGGACTCAGACCCGCTGGTCCTGCGGTGACGACGAGAAGGCCCTGGCCGATCACGCCTGGTTCGATGGGAACTCGGGGGGCAAGACCCACCCGGTTGGAGAGAAGGCCGCCAACCCTTGGGGGCTCCACGATATGCACGGGAACGTCTGGGAGTGGGTGCAGGACCATTGGCACGACAACTACCAGGGCGCCCCGGACGACGGCCGTGCCTGGGATGACATCTCAGGCGGGTGGCGTGTGCTGCGCGGCGGCGGTTGGATCGACGAGGTGCAGAGCCGGCGCTCCGCGTGCCGCACCCTCGTCGACCCCGGCCTCCACTTCCCCGATGCCGGTTTCCGGCTTGCCCTAGGTCTCGAGCCAGCCAGCCAGCCCGGATGA
- a CDS encoding O-antigen ligase family protein — MTFSPILTRKPAIARVLLLIFAFCAWSLTAPANIALALLAALFLTEVPGHWRQLRREPALLLVLGVLAITSALALRAAWLYPDTAADQWRAVSAWVTPLLFVIPAWWLRRDPDQVWPLLGAAFLGLVFGVLHKTDWSLTPQVLAGMRYHFGYAALGLAFIASVMLVGLFLFRARITGMRIGGRARPLLGWALWGLGLAFLLVVLVVTQSRGAAVGLAVVGVLYALLQWLNPGRQDGRAPRQARLALASALLFVALAGTLLWTTRGRQLADFRELTRGSQGELSYHEAASVAIRLNLAQVGLQAFSARPLLGFGPGTSTTEFLIPRRILAVSDYQLAHAPAASHLHSAAIETLARFGLVGVLIAAALLAVLGRAYRTLWSDPRAAPDLRAFLTLGAVMLLLYCLYDFRLMNLDLRFFFILFLGILYSVQLRPVGAGQRSGGS; from the coding sequence ATGACCTTCAGTCCCATCCTGACCCGCAAGCCCGCGATTGCCCGGGTTCTGCTGCTGATCTTCGCCTTCTGCGCCTGGTCCCTCACGGCGCCGGCCAACATCGCGCTCGCGCTGCTCGCCGCGCTGTTCCTGACCGAGGTCCCTGGTCACTGGCGGCAACTGCGCCGGGAGCCGGCCCTGCTGCTGGTCCTCGGTGTGCTGGCCATCACCAGCGCGCTGGCGTTGCGCGCCGCCTGGCTGTACCCGGACACCGCCGCGGACCAGTGGCGGGCGGTCTCGGCCTGGGTGACACCCTTGCTCTTCGTCATCCCCGCCTGGTGGCTGCGCCGCGACCCCGACCAGGTCTGGCCGCTGCTGGGGGCGGCCTTCCTGGGGCTGGTGTTCGGGGTCCTGCACAAGACCGACTGGTCCCTGACACCGCAGGTGCTGGCCGGGATGCGCTACCACTTCGGCTACGCCGCCCTGGGGCTCGCCTTCATCGCCTCGGTGATGCTGGTCGGGCTCTTTCTGTTCCGCGCCCGGATCACCGGGATGCGCATCGGCGGGCGGGCGCGGCCCCTGCTCGGCTGGGCGCTCTGGGGCCTGGGGCTCGCCTTCCTGCTGGTGGTCCTGGTGGTTACCCAGTCCCGCGGGGCGGCCGTCGGGCTTGCCGTCGTCGGGGTGCTCTACGCCCTGCTGCAATGGCTCAACCCGGGGCGCCAGGACGGGCGGGCACCGCGGCAGGCGCGCCTGGCCCTGGCCTCCGCGCTGCTGTTCGTCGCCCTGGCCGGGACCCTGCTGTGGACCACCAGGGGCCGTCAATTGGCGGATTTCAGGGAACTCACCCGCGGCAGCCAGGGCGAACTGAGTTACCACGAGGCGGCGTCCGTCGCCATCCGGCTCAATCTGGCGCAGGTCGGGCTCCAGGCCTTCAGCGCCCGCCCGCTGCTGGGCTTCGGCCCGGGAACCAGCACCACCGAGTTCCTGATACCGAGGCGGATCCTGGCGGTCTCCGACTACCAACTGGCCCATGCCCCGGCCGCCTCCCACCTGCACAGCGCGGCGATCGAGACCCTGGCCCGCTTCGGCCTGGTCGGCGTCCTCATCGCCGCCGCGCTGCTCGCGGTCCTGGGGCGCGCCTACCGCACCCTGTGGTCCGACCCCCGGGCGGCGCCGGACCTGCGCGCCTTCCTGACCCTGGGCGCCGTCATGCTGCTGCTCTATTGTCTCTACGACTTCCGCCTGATGAACCTGGATCTGCGGTTCTTCTTCATCCTGTTCCTCGGCATCCTCTACAGCGTCCAACTGCGCCCCGTGGGCGCCGGGCAGCGGTCCGGCGGATCATGA
- a CDS encoding ABC transporter permease — protein sequence MRLAPVFLGSLARRRVATLFSLIAIVLGVALGMAVQAVHEAALTEFGRGLRTMAGEADLQVVGPRGGFDEALYARLAARPEVAEASPVVEVDAQIVGRLESLQLLGVDVFRLAPVTPALLPRPAEAAAADAGRDAGSLAALAEDSLFLSAAAQDALGLKTGERLQLHAGTESLEVRIAGDLPGSPDHRRLAVMDIAAVQARFAKLGLLTRIDLRLAESVAPGAAQAALQALLPAGVLIEEPRAAEDQAANLSRAYRVNLTMLAAIALLTGGFLVFSAQALSVVRRRTEFAFLRAIGLARRDLFAWLVAEGALVGLAGGLLGVALGHGLAWGLLAVLGGDLGAGYFSGLTPRLQFQPGVTALYVALGVLAGVAGAWLPAREAATVSPAQALKAGDEAALLGGHGHPRLGLALVAASLPACWIAPVNGLPLGGYLAVVCLLAGAVMLLPVLAAGVARLLPRRGPVSARLAAARLGAAPGHAVVAAAGVLTSVALAAAMAIMVASFRGSVDEWLDQVLPADLYLRPGKVQTSGYLDEALQARIRAVPGVGEVRFTRHDSLRLAPGQAPVALLARPVSADGHELPLVGATRPGGGEPAIWVSEAVQDLYGWRPGQRVEVPLAGRPVALHVAGVWRDYARQTGTVMIDLGDYRRLTGDPLASDAAIDLAPGAAADQVAEALKAAAGPGALETAQPGLIRGITLRIFDRTFAVTYLLEAVAVGIGLAGVAASFAALAAARRREFGMLRHLGLTRRQIGWMLALEGALAAGVGVLGGLLAGGAIGLVLIEVVNRQSFHWSMDLRVPWGSLAWFAAALTALAALAAVLAGRQAMRQEAVLAVREDW from the coding sequence GTGAGGCTGGCGCCGGTCTTTCTCGGCTCGCTCGCCCGGCGGCGGGTGGCGACCCTGTTTTCGCTGATCGCCATCGTCCTGGGGGTCGCGCTGGGCATGGCGGTGCAGGCGGTCCACGAGGCGGCGCTGACCGAGTTCGGCCGCGGCCTGCGCACCATGGCCGGTGAGGCGGACCTGCAGGTGGTGGGGCCGCGTGGGGGCTTCGACGAGGCACTCTATGCCCGGCTCGCCGCGCGCCCCGAGGTCGCGGAGGCAAGCCCGGTGGTCGAGGTGGATGCGCAGATCGTGGGGCGGCTGGAGTCGCTGCAGTTACTCGGGGTCGATGTATTCCGGTTGGCGCCCGTCACACCGGCCCTGCTGCCCCGGCCGGCGGAGGCAGCCGCTGCGGATGCGGGCAGGGACGCGGGGTCGCTCGCCGCCCTGGCCGAGGACAGCCTCTTTCTCAGCGCGGCAGCACAGGACGCCCTGGGTCTCAAGACGGGCGAGCGGCTCCAGTTGCACGCCGGTACCGAATCTCTGGAGGTCCGCATCGCCGGCGACCTGCCGGGCAGCCCGGACCACCGCCGACTGGCGGTGATGGACATCGCCGCCGTGCAGGCGCGGTTCGCCAAGCTCGGGCTGCTCACGCGCATCGACCTGCGGCTGGCCGAGTCGGTCGCACCGGGTGCGGCGCAGGCCGCCCTGCAGGCCCTGCTGCCGGCCGGGGTGCTGATCGAGGAACCCAGGGCCGCGGAGGACCAGGCGGCCAACCTGTCGCGCGCCTACCGGGTCAATCTGACCATGCTCGCGGCCATTGCGCTCCTGACCGGCGGCTTCCTCGTCTTCTCGGCCCAGGCGCTCTCGGTGGTACGCCGCCGCACCGAGTTCGCCTTTCTGCGCGCCATCGGCCTGGCGCGGCGCGACCTCTTCGCCTGGCTGGTGGCGGAGGGCGCGCTGGTGGGGCTGGCGGGGGGCCTGCTTGGCGTGGCCCTGGGTCATGGCCTGGCCTGGGGGCTGCTGGCGGTCCTGGGCGGGGACCTGGGCGCCGGGTATTTTTCCGGGCTGACGCCGCGGCTCCAGTTCCAACCGGGGGTCACGGCCCTTTATGTGGCGCTGGGCGTGCTGGCCGGCGTCGCCGGCGCCTGGCTGCCGGCGCGCGAGGCGGCCACGGTGTCGCCGGCCCAGGCGCTCAAGGCGGGCGACGAGGCGGCCCTGCTGGGCGGTCACGGGCACCCGCGCCTGGGGCTGGCCCTGGTGGCGGCGAGCCTCCCCGCCTGCTGGATCGCGCCCGTGAACGGGTTGCCGCTGGGCGGCTATCTGGCGGTCGTGTGCCTGCTGGCGGGGGCCGTGATGCTGTTGCCGGTGCTGGCCGCCGGCGTCGCCCGGCTGCTGCCGCGGCGCGGCCCGGTGTCGGCGCGACTCGCCGCGGCCAGGCTCGGCGCCGCACCCGGGCACGCGGTGGTGGCGGCGGCCGGGGTCCTGACCAGCGTCGCGCTGGCGGCGGCGATGGCGATCATGGTCGCCTCCTTCCGCGGTTCGGTCGACGAGTGGCTGGACCAGGTCCTGCCCGCCGACCTCTACCTGCGCCCCGGCAAGGTCCAGACCAGCGGCTATCTGGATGAGGCGCTGCAGGCGCGGATCAGGGCCGTGCCCGGGGTCGGGGAGGTGCGCTTCACGCGCCACGACAGCCTGCGCCTGGCCCCCGGGCAGGCGCCGGTCGCCTTGCTGGCCCGGCCGGTGTCCGCCGACGGGCACGAACTGCCCCTGGTCGGGGCGACCCGACCCGGCGGCGGCGAGCCGGCCATCTGGGTCTCCGAGGCGGTGCAGGACCTCTACGGCTGGCGGCCCGGCCAACGGGTGGAGGTGCCGCTCGCCGGGCGGCCGGTCGCCCTGCATGTAGCCGGTGTCTGGCGCGACTATGCGCGCCAGACCGGGACGGTGATGATCGACCTGGGGGACTATCGGCGTCTCACCGGCGACCCCCTGGCGAGCGATGCGGCCATCGACCTGGCCCCCGGTGCCGCGGCGGATCAGGTGGCCGAGGCGCTCAAGGCCGCGGCCGGGCCGGGCGCGCTGGAGACCGCCCAGCCGGGGCTGATCCGCGGCATCACGCTGCGCATCTTCGATCGCACCTTTGCCGTCACCTATCTGCTGGAGGCGGTCGCGGTGGGCATCGGCCTGGCCGGGGTGGCGGCCAGCTTCGCGGCGCTGGCGGCGGCGCGGCGGCGCGAATTCGGCATGTTGCGCCACCTGGGCCTGACGCGCCGCCAGATCGGCTGGATGCTCGCCCTGGAGGGGGCCCTGGCGGCCGGGGTCGGGGTACTCGGCGGCCTGCTGGCGGGCGGGGCCATCGGCCTGGTGCTGATCGAGGTCGTCAATCGGCAGAGCTTCCACTGGAGCATGGACCTGCGGGTCCCCTGGGGCTCGCTCGCCTGGTTCGCCGCCGCCCTGACCGCCCTGGCGGCCCTGGCCGCGGTGCTCGCCGGCCGCCAGGCGATGCGGCAGGAGGCGGTGTTGGCGGTGCGGGAGGACTGGTGA
- a CDS encoding DUF2845 domain-containing protein, whose translation MKLSMLALALCLAVISQGTWASPFYCRNVLVYTGDTMRQVYDKCGEPYQRDSRVEYRRTILNWVPSREAILQDRGIAYLPGVGYVYDQPINIDEWVYNFGPSSFMQFLHFVNGQLTDIKDLGYGN comes from the coding sequence ATGAAACTGTCGATGTTGGCGCTCGCCTTGTGTCTGGCCGTGATATCCCAAGGTACCTGGGCATCGCCATTCTATTGTCGAAATGTGCTGGTATATACCGGCGACACCATGCGGCAGGTTTATGACAAATGCGGGGAGCCTTATCAGCGCGACAGCCGTGTCGAATATCGAAGAACGATCCTGAACTGGGTGCCCTCGCGTGAAGCGATATTGCAGGATCGGGGGATAGCCTACCTGCCTGGTGTGGGTTATGTCTACGATCAACCGATCAACATCGATGAATGGGTCTATAACTTCGGTCCCAGCAGTTTCATGCAGTTTCTGCATTTCGTGAATGGTCAACTGACTGACATCAAGGATTTGGGGTATGGCAACTGA
- a CDS encoding CCDC90 family protein, translated as MTAITFDTLKYAERLEAGGFPPQQAKAEAQALADVLSSS; from the coding sequence ATGACCGCCATCACCTTCGACACCCTCAAGTATGCCGAGCGCCTGGAAGCGGGCGGATTTCCTCCCCAGCAAGCCAAGGCCGAAGCACAAGCCCTGGCTGATGTGCTGTCCTCATCTTAA
- a CDS encoding lipocalin-like domain-containing protein — protein MNRRTLLITLASLPVLRAAAAPEPDQVPESNRASESDQTPPVVFDPVLPGRTLSFPSDHGAHPGFRTEWWYATGWLTLPDGSPLGFQSTFFRVRTGIGEHNPSAFAPRQLILAHAAIADPRLGRLRHDQRAARVGLGRAGCATGQTGVWVGDWRFEQDADRYRARIDGDGFGYDLTLVPDGPPMLNGAAGFSRKAPDPSNASYYYSRPHLQVSGTVTLDGRRQAVTGLAWLDHEWSSEYLPPGAKGWDWMALNLNDGSALMAFRMRGAAGQSIWSAATLRPAGGAAEALPPDAVAFEPLRRWRSPRTGIEYPIEWRVRIGTRTLRLAPLMDDQELDSRRSTGTVYWEGAVRAQEDGREVGRGYLEMTGYGETIRVG, from the coding sequence ATGAATCGACGCACCCTCCTTATCACGCTCGCCAGCCTGCCGGTCTTGCGGGCCGCGGCGGCACCGGAGCCGGACCAGGTCCCGGAGTCGAATCGGGCCTCGGAATCGGATCAGACCCCGCCGGTCGTCTTCGACCCGGTACTCCCCGGCCGCACCCTGAGCTTCCCGTCGGACCACGGCGCCCACCCGGGCTTTCGCACCGAGTGGTGGTACGCCACCGGCTGGCTGACCTTGCCGGACGGCAGCCCGCTGGGCTTCCAGAGCACTTTCTTTCGCGTGCGCACCGGTATCGGGGAGCACAACCCCAGCGCCTTCGCGCCGCGCCAGTTGATCCTCGCCCACGCGGCCATCGCCGACCCGCGTCTGGGGCGTCTGCGCCACGACCAGCGCGCCGCCCGGGTCGGCCTGGGCCGCGCCGGGTGCGCGACCGGACAGACCGGGGTCTGGGTCGGCGACTGGCGCTTCGAGCAGGACGCGGACCGTTATCGGGCGCGGATCGACGGCGATGGATTCGGCTATGACCTGACGCTGGTCCCGGACGGCCCGCCGATGCTCAACGGCGCCGCCGGGTTCAGCCGCAAGGCCCCCGATCCCAGCAATGCCAGCTACTACTACAGCCGCCCGCACCTGCAGGTCAGCGGCACCGTGACGCTGGACGGCCGCCGCCAAGCCGTGACCGGCCTGGCCTGGCTGGACCACGAATGGTCGAGCGAGTACCTGCCCCCCGGCGCCAAGGGCTGGGACTGGATGGCCCTGAACCTCAATGACGGCAGCGCCCTGATGGCCTTTCGGATGCGCGGCGCCGCGGGTCAATCCATCTGGTCCGCCGCCACCCTAAGACCGGCCGGGGGGGCTGCCGAGGCACTGCCGCCGGATGCCGTCGCCTTCGAGCCGCTGCGCCGCTGGCGCTCGCCGCGCACCGGCATTGAGTACCCGATCGAGTGGCGGGTGCGGATCGGCACCCGGACCCTGCGGCTCGCACCCCTCATGGACGACCAGGAACTCGACAGCCGCCGCTCCACCGGCACCGTCTATTGGGAAGGCGCGGTGCGGGCGCAGGAGGATGGCCGGGAGGTCGGGCGGGGGTATCTGGAGATGACCGGGTATGGGGAGACGATCAGGGTGGGGTGA
- a CDS encoding glycosyltransferase, translated as MSAERIALVVTDFEGGGVERNLTHLARGLARLGVRTWLLVGDPEHAYLEDPEPGLCVLHVTEPRTGFLRAFMQHERPDCLVTGKLADDLAALAARTGLAPEAGGATRLVAAVGTLMSGRFHSHRWNPLKTRRETRRIGSCYRQLDGITAVSAAVAEDLRQVFGVTDVPLAVLHNPILPDDLADLAAAPCPHPWLAQPRGPGRPPVVIALGGLRRVKDFATLLRAFARAHQPTARLIIIGEGKERPHLTELAQGLGLGARLDLPGFIANPFPYLARADLLVLSSRREGLPNALVEALALGTPVVATDCASGVRDLLRDGRLGPLVRLGDLHGLTDAIDVSLRWLAADTLDRDELREAAQPYRLIPAAGAYLEFFRSLAAPGG; from the coding sequence ATGTCGGCTGAGCGCATCGCCCTGGTGGTCACCGACTTCGAGGGCGGCGGGGTCGAGCGCAACCTCACGCACCTGGCCCGCGGACTGGCCCGGCTGGGGGTCAGGACCTGGCTCCTGGTCGGCGACCCCGAGCACGCGTATCTGGAAGACCCGGAGCCCGGCCTGTGCGTCCTGCACGTCACCGAGCCCCGCACCGGGTTCCTGCGCGCCTTCATGCAGCACGAGCGCCCCGACTGCCTGGTCACCGGCAAGTTGGCCGACGACCTGGCCGCCCTGGCGGCGCGCACCGGGCTCGCACCGGAGGCCGGGGGCGCCACGCGCCTGGTCGCCGCGGTCGGCACCCTGATGTCAGGGCGCTTCCACTCGCACCGCTGGAACCCGCTCAAGACCCGCCGGGAGACCCGCCGCATCGGCAGTTGCTACCGGCAGTTGGACGGGATCACCGCGGTCTCGGCGGCGGTCGCCGAAGACCTGCGGCAGGTCTTCGGGGTCACCGATGTACCCCTCGCCGTCCTGCACAACCCCATACTGCCGGACGACCTGGCGGACCTGGCCGCCGCCCCCTGCCCCCACCCCTGGCTCGCGCAACCCCGGGGCCCGGGCCGGCCCCCGGTCGTCATCGCGCTCGGCGGGCTGCGCCGGGTCAAGGACTTCGCCACCCTGCTGCGCGCCTTCGCCCGCGCGCACCAGCCGACGGCGCGGCTCATCATCATCGGCGAGGGCAAGGAGCGGCCCCACCTCACCGAACTGGCCCAGGGACTCGGCCTCGGCGCCCGCCTGGACCTGCCCGGCTTCATCGCCAACCCCTTCCCGTATCTCGCCCGTGCCGACCTGCTGGTACTGTCCTCACGCCGCGAGGGCCTGCCCAACGCGCTGGTCGAGGCCCTGGCCCTGGGCACCCCGGTGGTCGCCACCGACTGCGCGAGCGGCGTGCGCGACCTGCTGCGCGACGGGCGCCTGGGGCCTCTGGTGCGGCTCGGCGACCTGCACGGCCTGACCGACGCCATCGATGTCAGTCTGCGCTGGCTCGCCGCCGACACCCTGGACCGCGACGAACTGCGTGAGGCCGCGCAACCCTACCGGCTCATCCCCGCCGCCGGTGCTTATCTGGAGTTCTTCCGCTCGCTGGCGGCGCCGGGCGGCTGA
- a CDS encoding glycosyltransferase: MTKPPRLAIYCGPFDGGSTAKIAASLANGFVARGTPTDLLVTASRAPIPEATDPRVRVLAMGRMGPWTRVPAMALYLRQHRPAAVLTHRIREDVFTLKAARLSGTGTPVFVTVHGRMSVKLDHLKGWKGRRRRAEVLHWYRRNRGLVAISQDTAQDLHALLGAAAPVTTIPNPIVTARMLELAQAPIDHPWFRADPSGARPPVLVFAGRLEVEKDLPTLLHAFARLRAGLDCRLLIIGDGRLRPQIESVRADLGLTESVDMPGWAANPYPYLRRADLVVLSSFWDALPTVLIESLALGTPVVSTECGAGPREILADGRFGPLVPPGDPRALADAMARTLADPLPAATLRQGGERYEAQRNADRYLALMLGSARGQSS, encoded by the coding sequence ATGACCAAGCCCCCGCGCCTGGCCATCTACTGCGGCCCCTTCGACGGCGGCAGCACCGCCAAGATCGCCGCCAGCCTGGCCAACGGCTTCGTCGCCCGCGGCACCCCCACGGATCTGCTGGTCACCGCCTCGCGCGCCCCCATCCCCGAGGCGACCGATCCCCGGGTGCGGGTGCTCGCCATGGGCCGTATGGGCCCCTGGACCCGAGTCCCGGCCATGGCCCTGTATCTGCGCCAACACCGCCCGGCGGCGGTCCTCACCCACCGTATCCGCGAGGACGTCTTCACCCTCAAGGCGGCGCGCCTGTCCGGCACCGGCACCCCGGTCTTCGTCACGGTGCACGGACGCATGAGTGTCAAGCTCGATCATCTCAAGGGCTGGAAGGGCCGCCGTCGGCGCGCCGAGGTCCTGCACTGGTACCGCCGCAACCGCGGCCTCGTCGCGATCTCGCAGGACACGGCGCAGGACCTGCACGCCCTCCTGGGGGCCGCGGCCCCGGTGACGACCATCCCCAACCCCATCGTCACGGCGCGGATGCTGGAACTGGCCCAGGCGCCGATCGACCACCCCTGGTTCCGCGCGGACCCGTCCGGGGCGCGCCCCCCGGTCCTGGTCTTCGCCGGCCGGCTGGAGGTGGAGAAGGACCTGCCGACCCTCCTGCACGCCTTCGCCCGCCTGCGCGCGGGACTTGACTGCCGCCTCCTGATCATCGGCGATGGGCGGCTGCGCCCGCAGATCGAGTCCGTCCGCGCCGACCTGGGGCTCACCGAGTCGGTCGACATGCCCGGCTGGGCGGCCAACCCCTACCCCTATCTGCGCCGGGCCGACCTGGTGGTGCTGTCCTCCTTCTGGGACGCCCTGCCGACGGTCCTGATCGAATCGCTCGCACTCGGCACCCCGGTCGTCAGCACCGAGTGCGGGGCCGGCCCGCGGGAGATCCTGGCCGACGGGCGCTTCGGCCCCCTGGTCCCGCCCGGCGACCCGCGGGCACTCGCCGACGCCATGGCCCGGACCCTGGCCGACCCGCTCCCGGCCGCCACCCTGCGCCAGGGCGGCGAGCGCTACGAGGCGCAGCGCAACGCCGATCGCTATCTCGCGCTGATGCTGGGGTCCGCGCGAGGTCAATCATCCTAA